One window of the bacterium genome contains the following:
- a CDS encoding biotin/lipoyl-containing protein: protein MYEFKLPSLGADMQDAKLVEWKVKAGDRVTKGDIIATIETRKSAVDIEIFRSGVVDKILVQPGEEWLPVGKTLALILEDA, encoded by the coding sequence ATGTATGAGTTCAAGCTGCCGTCCCTGGGGGCCGACATGCAGGACGCCAAGCTCGTGGAGTGGAAGGTCAAGGCGGGCGACCGGGTCACGAAGGGCGACATCATCGCGACGATCGAGACGCGGAAGTCCGCGGTGGACATCGAGATCTTCCGCAGCGGCGTCGTCGACAAGATCCTGGTCCAACCGGGCGAGGAGTGGCTCCCCGTGGGGAAGACGCTCGCCCTGATCCTGGAGGATGCGTGA